In one window of Prevotella fusca JCM 17724 DNA:
- a CDS encoding ABC transporter permease, with translation MSETKNTTAHTNTKKASSGLLSFLSSLCYIWWLEMKSTVKDEGVLIFFLLVPLAYPLLYSWIYNNEVVREVPVAIVDLSHSSSSREFIRNFDASPDVHAAYYCNNLLEAQALVGEQAVHGVLYFPSDFDRTLNRGDQAHVGVYCDMSLMLTYKAIYQTALAVSLKMGAERQKPHTFSFTERDEELNTEPMVVDAQPIFNTTGGYGNAILPGVLILILQQTLLLGIGLSAGTARENNRFQDLVPIGRHYDGIMKIVLGKSSCYLMIYCVMSAYITMAVPYFFNFTMLARPADLFWLLLPYLLAVIFFGMTLSCLVRYRENVMLLVVFTSIPFLFLTGASWPQSNIPGVWQGFSWLIPSTFGVRGYLRIASMGATFNDILPEVRALWIQTTVYFITTCLVYRYQIISARKHAISHYQMIQDRIKTAREKKPMDE, from the coding sequence ATGTCAGAAACAAAGAATACAACAGCCCATACCAACACAAAGAAAGCAAGCTCAGGATTGCTGAGTTTTCTCTCTTCGCTTTGCTATATATGGTGGCTGGAAATGAAAAGTACGGTTAAGGATGAAGGAGTCTTGATTTTCTTCCTCCTTGTTCCTTTGGCTTATCCGCTGCTTTACTCATGGATATATAATAATGAGGTGGTGCGCGAGGTGCCTGTTGCTATCGTCGACCTCTCCCACTCTTCTTCTTCCCGTGAGTTCATCCGTAACTTTGATGCGTCACCAGATGTGCATGCTGCCTATTATTGCAACAACCTTCTGGAGGCACAGGCGCTGGTGGGAGAACAGGCTGTACATGGCGTACTCTATTTCCCCAGTGATTTTGACCGTACACTGAACCGTGGCGACCAGGCGCATGTGGGCGTATATTGTGATATGAGTCTGATGCTTACTTATAAGGCTATCTATCAGACTGCACTGGCTGTATCGCTCAAAATGGGTGCTGAACGGCAGAAACCCCATACGTTCTCATTTACAGAACGGGACGAAGAACTGAACACTGAACCTATGGTTGTTGATGCACAACCGATTTTCAACACGACAGGAGGCTATGGCAATGCCATTCTGCCGGGTGTTCTGATTCTTATTCTGCAACAGACCCTGCTTCTCGGTATCGGACTATCGGCTGGAACTGCACGTGAGAACAACCGCTTTCAGGACCTTGTTCCTATCGGCAGACATTACGACGGGATCATGAAGATAGTACTCGGAAAATCGTCCTGTTACCTCATGATTTATTGTGTCATGTCAGCTTACATCACGATGGCAGTACCCTACTTCTTCAACTTTACGATGCTTGCCCGTCCTGCCGACCTCTTCTGGCTTCTCCTGCCTTATCTGTTAGCGGTCATCTTCTTCGGGATGACCCTCTCCTGCCTCGTGCGTTATCGCGAGAACGTAATGCTTCTGGTGGTCTTCACGTCTATCCCTTTCCTGTTCCTTACAGGCGCCTCGTGGCCGCAGAGCAATATTCCTGGAGTATGGCAGGGTTTCAGTTGGCTCATTCCTTCCACCTTCGGTGTGCGTGGTTATCTGCGAATAGCATCCATGGGAGCAACATTCAACGATATTCTTCCTGAAGTCCGTGCATTATGGATACAGACAACTGTTTATTTTATAACCACCTGTCTTGTCTACAGATACCAGATTATCAGCGCACGTAAACATGCTATTTCTCACTATCAGATGATACAAGACAGAATCAAGACGGCACGTGAGAAAAAGCCAATGGATGAATAA
- a CDS encoding SDR family oxidoreductase yields the protein MKKTVLVTGATSGIGEACARKFAQEGYDIIITGRRAQHLADLKKELEVKGTRVLALAFDVRNRKAATAAINSLPLDWQQIDVLINNAGLALGLEPEYEGSFEDWETMIDTNIKGLLTMTRLVVPRMVKHNSGHVINIGSVAGDAAYAGGNVYCGTKAAVKTITDGLRIDLAHTSVRVTTVKPGLVETNFSNVRFHGDDARADKVYHGVKPLTGTDIADVVFYAASAPAHVQIAEVLVLATHQANGSVLHRDASK from the coding sequence ATGAAGAAAACAGTATTGGTAACTGGTGCTACCAGTGGAATTGGTGAAGCCTGTGCACGTAAGTTTGCACAGGAAGGATACGATATTATCATTACAGGACGCAGGGCACAACACCTTGCCGACCTGAAGAAAGAACTCGAAGTAAAAGGCACAAGGGTACTGGCTCTCGCTTTTGACGTGCGGAACCGTAAGGCTGCAACTGCAGCTATCAACAGTCTGCCGCTCGACTGGCAGCAGATTGATGTCCTTATCAATAATGCTGGTCTGGCACTTGGTCTGGAACCAGAGTACGAGGGAAGTTTTGAGGATTGGGAAACGATGATTGATACCAACATCAAAGGACTCTTAACCATGACACGACTCGTCGTACCAAGGATGGTAAAACACAACAGCGGCCACGTTATTAATATCGGTTCTGTAGCTGGTGATGCAGCCTATGCTGGTGGCAATGTCTATTGTGGAACGAAAGCCGCCGTGAAGACTATTACCGATGGGCTCCGTATAGACCTTGCACATACATCTGTGCGTGTAACTACTGTGAAGCCGGGACTTGTTGAAACCAACTTCTCTAACGTCCGCTTCCATGGCGATGATGCCCGTGCTGACAAAGTCTATCATGGTGTAAAACCGCTCACTGGTACTGATATTGCCGATGTTGTTTTCTATGCAGCTTCTGCTCCTGCACACGTTCAGATTGCCGAAGTGCTTGTTCTTGCCACTCATCAGGCTAACGGAAGTGTGCTACATAGAGACGCATCAAAGTAA